Part of the Lebetimonas natsushimae genome is shown below.
TTTATTATTCTTTAAGTGAAAAAGAGCAAAATTATGTAATTAAAAAACTTTTTGAGGTTTTAAAGTGAAAATAGCAATTATGCAACCAACATATAATCCTTGGCTAGGGTATTTTGATTTGATGGATAAAGTAGATATATTTGTTTATTTAGATGATGTGAAATTAGTAAAAGGTAGCTGGCATGTAAGAAATAGAATTAAGGCTTCAAATAGTGAAATGTTTCTTACTATACCTATCAATATAAAAACAAGTAGCAAAAAGACTTTAATAAATAATGCTGAAATAAAAGAGACTAATTGGAGAAAAAAGCATATAAAATCTATTGAACAAAATTATAGAAAATCTAAATTTTATGATATTGTGTTTCCTTTTGTAAAGAAATTAATTTTAAATGATTTTAATGTTTTAGGAAATTTTAATATTAATTTTATTGAAAATATAAAAGAAATTATAGGAATAACAACTAAAACTATAAAAAGTTCTGAACTAAATGTTTTAGGACAAAAAGATGAAAGGTTAGTAAAAATATGTAAAAAGTTAAATGCAAATATTTATCTTTCACCACAAGGTTCTGCAGAGTATATTGAAGCTAAGACTCCCGGAGGTGAATTTATAAAAAATGGAATAAAACTTTTTTATCACAATTATGAGCATCCTATTTATAATCAATTATATGGTGAATTTTTACCATATATGGGAATAATTGATTTGCTTTTTAATGAAGGATTTGAAAATGCTCTTGAAATAATAAGAAGTGGTAGGAAAAAAGATTTTGATTATAAAGAATTTAGAAAAATTAAAGGTATAGAATGAATTTATGCATAATACCGGCAAGGGGAGGGAGTAAAAGGATTCCTAAGAAAAATATAAAGATTTTTTGTGGAGAGCCTTTAATCAGTTATTCTATAAAGAAAGCCAAAGATAGTAATTTATTTGAAAAAATTGTTGTTTCTACCGATAATAAAGAAATTGCTGAAATTTCTAAAATATATGGAGCTGAAATTTTATGGCGTCCAAAAGAACTTGCAGATGATTATGCAGGGAGCGATGAAGTTTTTGAACATGCAATAAATGAACTTAACAAAAACGGAAAATATAAATATGCCTGTATGATATATCCAACAGCCCCAATGCTCGAAATAAAATATTTAAAAGAAGCTTATGAAAAATTAAAAAACAGTGATGCCTGTTATGCATTTAGTGCTACAACTTTTGATTATCCAATATGGAGGAGTTTTAGAATTACAAATAATAGATGTGAAATGTTTTGGCCTGAAAATTATTCTAAAAGAAGTCAGGATTTAGAAGAAGCATATCATGATGCAGGACAGTTTTATTGGAAAAAATTAAGATGTAAAAGTAATGAAATATTTTTTGGAAAAGATTCTATTCCCATAATAATACCAAGATATTTAGTCCAGGATATTGATACTATAGAGGATTTTATAAGGGCTGAGCTTATGTATAAGGTTTACTGTGACAATTTTAAGAGTTGATTTTTCAAGTGAGATAGGGCTTGGTCATTTAAAAAGGATAGAAGTATTTGTCCAAAGATATAATATAGAAAATCCTTTGATTGTTTGTAAAAAGTGTGATGAAAATCTAACAAAATTATCAACTCTGAAAGTATCTTCGGAAGAAGAGTTTTTTAAACAGGTAAAAAAAATTAATCCCGAATGGGTTATTATTGATAACTATAATTTTACTTATGAAAATGAAAAAGAATTTAAAAAATTATTTCCCCAAATAAAACTTTCTGTGTTTGATGATTTTTATGCAAAACATTTTTGTGACGAAGTTTTAAATCATAATTTAGGAGTAAAAATAGAAAAATATGAAAAACCAGAAATTGTAAAAATTATAAAACCATTAATCAGAAAAGAATTTTTTGTTGCTAAAAAAAAGAGATTAAAAAAAGAGGGTATTTTTATTTCACTAGGGGGAAGTGATGCTAAAGAATTAACGTTAAAAATTTTAAAAATTTTAAAAATTAAAAAACTTACTGTAAATTTGTATATCACTTCTGCAAATAAAAATATAGAAAAAATAAAAAAATTTTGTAAAGTAAACAAATGGGTCAAACTTCATATAAATGAGGACGTTGCAATGGGCATGTCGAAAAGTAAATTTGGAATAATTACGCCAAGTGGAATTAGTTATGAGGCGCTTTTTATGAATTTACCTTTTGTTGCAATTGAAGTTGCCGATAATCAAAAAGAACTTGTAAAATATTTAAAAAGAAAACATATTAAAATTTTAAAACCGAATGAAATAAGAAAAATTTTATATTTAATTAAAGGAAAAATATGAAAATAGGAAAAATTGATACCCAAAAAAAAGTTTTTATAATAGCAGAACTTTCAGCAAATCATGATCATTCCTTACAAACAGCAAAAGATACAGTTTATGCAGCAAAAGAATCAGGGGCTGATGCCATTAAACTTCAGACATATACACCTGATTGGATGACAATAAACTCTAAAAAAAACGATTTTTTAATTAAAGGTGGGACTTTATGGGATGGTAAAAATTTATATGAATTATATAAAGAGGCAATGACTCCTCTCGAATGGCATGAAGAACTTTTTAATTATGCAAGAAGTTTGAATTTGGAAATATTCAGCTCTCCTTTTAGTAAAGAGGCGGTTGATTTTTTGGAACAGTTTAATCCATCTGCTTATAAAATAGCATCATTTGAAATAACTGATTATGAATTAGTGGAATATGCTGCGAGTAAAGGTAAGCCTATAATTGTTTCAACCGGAATCGCTGAATTTGAAGATATTCAAAATGCAGTTGATATGGCTCAAAAATATAATATTGATATAGCTTTGCTTAAATGTACTTCTGCATATCCTGCACCAAGAAGCGAAGTAAATTTAAAAACTATTCCTGCTTTAAAAGAAATTTTTGATGTTATTGTCGGATTTTCAGACCATACCCTTGGTATTTCAGCACCGGTTGCTGCGGTTACGCTTGGGGCCAGGATAGTTGAGAAGCATTTTATTTTGGATAAATCTATTGATTCGCCTGATAAAGAATTTAGTCTGACTCCAAAAGAATTTAGAGAAATGGTAAAAGCCATAAGGGAAGTTGAAGAGATGATAGGAGTTGTCGATTTTAAGCCTAAAAAAGGAAAAGAATTTGCAAGAAGTTTATATGTTGTAAAGGATATAAAAAAAGGTGAAAGGTTTACAAAAGATAATATTCGTGCAATTAGGCCAGGATACGGGCTTCATCCAAAATATCTGCCTCAAATTCTTGGAAAAAAAGCCTGCAAAGATTTGGAAAGAGGGGAAAGACTTACTTGGGAAATGATAGGAGATTAATATTTATTGATAGTTTCAATTATAAAATCGACTTCTTCTTTTTCTAAATGTTCTCCTATTGGAATTGAAACTAAATATTTATTTTCTTTGCATGCTTTATAATTTGTACAGTCAAAATTTAAATATTTGTAGGCTTTTAGTTTAGGTAATGCTATAGGATAATGAATACCAGTTTGAATATTGTTCTTTTTCATATAATTAATAAATTCTTTTCGATTTTCAACTTGTATTACAAAAAGATGCCAAGCGTGTTTTATATTATTTATTACTTTGGGAAGTTTTATTTTAGGATTTTTGATTTCATTTAAATATCTTTTGGCAATTTGATTTCTTTTTTCAATCCAGTTATCTAAATATTTTAGTTTTACATTTAAAACTGCAGCCTGAATTCCATCAAGACGAGAATTTCTACCCTCAAATTCATGTAAATATTTTTCACTTCTTCCATGGTTTGAATACATTCTTATTTTTTTTGCTAAATCTTCATTATTTGTAACAATACAGCCGCCATCTCCATAGGCTCCAAGATTTTTTCCAGGATAAAAACTAAATGTAGCTACATCGCTAAAATTTCCAACTTTAATGCCGTCTAATTCAGCTCCGTGAGCTTGGGCACAGTCTTCAATGACTTTTAAATTATGTTTTTTAGCAATTTCTTGAATTTTTTTCATATTTGCAGGATGTCCGTATAAATGAACAGCAATTATTGCTGAGGTGTTTTTGGTAATATTTTCTTCAACTGATTTAGTATTAATTTGATAATATTTATTGCAATCTACAAATTTAACTCTTAAGTTATTTCTGGTAACAGACTCGGCCGTTGCTATAAAAGTATTAGCTGGGATCAAAACCTCCGAATTTTTTGGTAAATTAAGAGCCCATAAAGCAATTTCAAGTGCATCTGTTCCGTTTCCTACACCGAGTGCATGCTTAATTCCAATATATTTAGCAAAATTTTGTTCAAATTCTTGCGTATATTTTCCACCTACAAACGCGGAATCTTCAATTACTTTAAAAATGGCATTATCAATTTCATTTTTTATTGTATTATATTGTTTTTTTAGATCCAAAAATTTAATCATTTTACACCTTGCTTATAATTTCTAATGCTTCAATAACAGGTAAAATAGATTTTTTATCTGTTATTGGAGTTTTATTATTTTTTACACAATCTATAAAATGGCTTATTGCATTTGATAAACTCATTTTATTTGGTAAATTTGGTATTTCTATATCGCCATAATTATATTTTACTAAATATTTCATTGCTTCGTATTTACTTGTTTCAAGCATTACTCCAGCATTAAAGAGTTTTATTTTTTTCTCTGCTGTATCATCGTATAAAGCCGTTTTTTTTGTCCCCCCAATTATCATTTCTCTAACTTTAACAGGACTTAGCCAAGAAACATTTATTCCTATTAAAATATCGTTTTTTAATTCTAAATTTATGTTTGCAATTGCTTCATTTGGAAAATTTTTATATTTTTTCTTAAATACATTAACTTTTTTTATATCTAATCCTACTAAATAATCAATTATGCTTAAATCATGTACTGCCAAATCCCAAATAACATCAGTTGCATATTGAAAGAGTCCAAGATTTATTCTTCTTGAATTTATATAAAAAATGTCTCCAAAAGAAGCTAGATTGTTTTTTAAAAATTTTACAGGCTCAGAATAAATGAAAACATGATCTACCATATATTTTAGATTTTTCTTTTCAGCAATTTCAATTAATTCGTAAGCTTCTTTTAGATTTAATGTAAAAGGTTTTTCTACAAAAATATGGGTATTAAATTCAAGTGCTTTTTTTGCTATTATATAATGAGTTGATGGAGGGGTTGCTATAAAAACAATATTAGAATTTTTTAAAATTTCTTCTAAAGAAGAATATTCTTTGAATTTATAAAGTTTTTTAGCTTCATTTATTTGATTTTTGTCCAAATCAAAAATTGTTTCTATTTTAATATCTAATTCTTTTAAAGTCCTCGCAATGTTTCTTCCCCAATAACCGTAACCTATGAGAGATATTTTCATGTTTTCTCCTAAAATAACAACTACTTATTTCAGAATCTTTAAAAGATTCTTTATAAATTCCTTATTTTTTTTGCAGGATTTCCTGCATATATGCCACTTTCTGTTATATCTTTTGTAACTACACTTCCTGCGCCTATTACTACATTTGAACAGATTTTAACAGGTAAAATTGTTGCATTACTTCCAATTGATACATTATCTTCAATAATGGTTTTTTTCCATAATTTAGGATCTCCTGCAGGTTTTCCTTCTTTAAATAAATCGTTTACAAACATTACTCCATGACCAACAAAACAATTTTTTCCAATAGTCACTAATTCGCAGATAAAGCTGTGAGATTGAATTCTCGTATTTTTACCTATTTTTACACCTTTTTGAATTTCACAAAAAGGGCCAACAAACACATTATCTTCTAAAATACATTCATAAAGATTTGAAGGCTCTATTATTGTAACATTTTCTCCGATAATAATGTCTCTTATTTGAGAATTATATACATTTATTTTCATAAAATTCCTTTATTTGATTCGCAATTTTTTCTAAACTGCATTTTTCTTTACAAAAATATTTTTTATTATTAAATTTTTTATTGATATTTTTTTTAATATATTTATAAGCCTCATTTATATCATTTGTCCAAAACATTAAATTATTATCTATTAAATATTTATCATGAATAAGCCAAATGGATCTCATTGAAATAGTAGGAATTCCATAATAAACCGCTTCAAGTGTCATAGTCCCACCGCCACCAATAAAAAAATCTATAAAAGGATAAAATTCTTCAGGTTTTAATTTTTCTTCAATCGTATAAGCAAAAGGAAATTCTTTTTTTAAATAATCACTTTCGTATCGTGGAATAATTACAATATTAAAATTTTCATTCTGTAGTTGTTTAATTAAATTATAAATAAAATCTTTTTTTTCTTTTACATAATGGGCTTTATATTCTTCTTCTCTTATTAATATTGTAGGTTTATTTTTAGGAATATTGAATTTATCTCTAAAATCATTTTTTTCTTCTTTTTTTATCTCTTTCATCCATAAACATATATCAATAAAATTATAACTTATTGCATTTTTGGCACAAATAAATAACTCTTTTGGTAATACAAAAGGATAATATACTATATCGCTAAATGGAATTGTAAGTCTCGAAACAGGTGTTAAATCATTATGTATTGTTTTATAATTCGGTTGTAGGGAAATTGGAGTATCATTAAAATTTATAATTTTTATACCTAAGCCATAAGCCAATTGAGTACTGTCAACTACACTTCCACTAATTAGTAATTTAGGATAACCTATTTTTTCAAATAAATCTAAAAATGCTTTTTGTCTTTTTGTTCTTGCTAAAAATTTTTCTTTTTTACTACTTCCACCATAATTTCCTGTTAAATAGTATTCTAAATTATAATTATCTAAAATTTCTTTTACTTCTATATAATTTGCAGAATATCTTGCAGTAATTAATACATCATTTAAATATGGGATTAATCTTGCAAAAAAATGAGCATATTTTGGAGTTGCAATATCAATCCAAATCATTTACCAATCTTTGCTTTTTCCAATTTTAAATTATCAATAAAAATTTCTTTATTGGTTGCAATGCTTTCATACATTGCATTCATAACTTTAATGGATTTTATTCCCTCTTCCATTTCACATATACCTTTTTTATTATCTTCAATTGATTCAATAACATCTTTATAAAATTCCATGTGTCCAAATCCATAAACATTTTCAGGATTTTGAGAATATTTTTTTATATCTATTTGTTCATCTAGTTCCCATTTTACAATTTTATTAGCCGCAAATCCACCGATTTCCACCATTCCTTTATTTCCAAGCAATGAAATACTGCCTTCAATATCTTTTGGTCTTGTAGCGGTTGTAGCTTCAAATGTACCAACAGCTCCATTTTTAAATTTTAATGTAGCGACCGCAGTATCTTCTGTTTCAATTTTTGCAAAAGCATTAATACTTTTAGCATACACACTTTCTATATCTCCCACAAGATAAATTAATAAATCCAAATGATGTATCGCTTGATTTGAAATTACACCTCCATCATATTCCCAAGTTCCTCTCCAGTTGTCCATATTGTAATATTCTTGTGTTCTTGACCATCTAACTCTTGTCGTGGCTAAAAAAATTTTACCTAATTTATTTTTACTTTCTTTGATTTTTTTTATGGGTAAGTTAAAACGGTTTTGTTTTACAGTAAAAAGTTTTGTACCCACTTTTTTAGCTAGTTTTACTAAATTTTCAGCTTCAAAATATCTTAAGGTCATTGGTTTTTCTATTATTAAGTGTTTTTTATGTTCTATTACATCAAGAGCATGTTTATAATGCATTCCACTTGGAGTTAAAATTGAAACAATATCTATTTTTTCTTTTTTGAGCATTTCATTATAATCTTTATAATAAGGAACTCCTATTTTTTTTGCTTTGTTTAAGTCAATATCACAAACTGCAACTAAATTCAAATTATTTTTTTTAATAGCTTCTATATGTTTTTTACTAATACGACCACAGCCTATTAATGCAATATTCATTAGTTAATGCCTTATTTATTTAAATATTAAAATTATATAAAAAATTTTTTAATAGTATTGATTATATATGATATTTCTTTTTCTTTTAATCCATAAAATAAGGGTAATCTAATAATTTTTTCACTTTCTTTTGTAGTATATATATCTTTTCCTCCAAATTTACCGTATTTTTTACCTGCAGGAGAAGAATGTAGAGGTATGTAATGAAAAGTAGCAAAAATCCCTCTTTCTTTAAAAAATTTTAAAAGTTTTGTTCTGATTTTTAAATCTTTAGTCTTAATATAAAACATATGGGCATTATGATTACATTCTTTTGGGACAATAGGTAACTGAATATAACCTTTTTTTTCCAATTCTTTTAATCCGTCATAATATTTTTGCCAAATTTTTAATCTATAATTATTTATTTCATTAGCTTTTTCAAGCTGGGCATATAAATATGCAGCACTAATTTCATTCATTAAATAACTACTTCCAATATCGATCCAGGTATATTTATCAACTTCACCTCTAAAAAATGCATTTCTATTTGTTCCTTTTTCTCTAATAATTTCAGCTCTTTTTATAAATTTTTCGTCATTGATAATTAAAAGTCCACCTTCTCCTCCACTTGTATAATTTTTTGTTTCATGAAAACTATAACACCCTAAGTGCCCAATTGTTCCCAGAGGTTTATTTTTATAATTACTCATCATTCCCTGAGCTGCATCTTCTATTACAAACAAATTATATTTATCAGCAATTTTCATTATAATATCCATTTCACAACCAACTCCAGCATAATGAACAGGTACTATAGCTTTCGTTTTTTCTGTAATTGAT
Proteins encoded:
- a CDS encoding DUF354 domain-containing protein is translated as MIWIDIATPKYAHFFARLIPYLNDVLITARYSANYIEVKEILDNYNLEYYLTGNYGGSSKKEKFLARTKRQKAFLDLFEKIGYPKLLISGSVVDSTQLAYGLGIKIINFNDTPISLQPNYKTIHNDLTPVSRLTIPFSDIVYYPFVLPKELFICAKNAISYNFIDICLWMKEIKKEEKNDFRDKFNIPKNKPTILIREEEYKAHYVKEKKDFIYNLIKQLQNENFNIVIIPRYESDYLKKEFPFAYTIEEKLKPEEFYPFIDFFIGGGGTMTLEAVYYGIPTISMRSIWLIHDKYLIDNNLMFWTNDINEAYKYIKKNINKKFNNKKYFCKEKCSLEKIANQIKEFYENKCI
- the rffA gene encoding dTDP-4-amino-4,6-dideoxygalactose transaminase, encoding MSYQIPFNKPCYTGNEDKYILEAIKSNKISGDGKFSKKCQKWFEEKLKCKKALLTPSCTHALEMAAILIDIKPGDEVIIPSYTFVSTANAFVLRGAKIVFVDIRPDTMNIDETKIEASITEKTKAIVPVHYAGVGCEMDIIMKIADKYNLFVIEDAAQGMMSNYKNKPLGTIGHLGCYSFHETKNYTSGGEGGLLIINDEKFIKRAEIIREKGTNRNAFFRGEVDKYTWIDIGSSYLMNEISAAYLYAQLEKANEINNYRLKIWQKYYDGLKELEKKGYIQLPIVPKECNHNAHMFYIKTKDLKIRTKLLKFFKERGIFATFHYIPLHSSPAGKKYGKFGGKDIYTTKESEKIIRLPLFYGLKEKEISYIINTIKKFFI
- a CDS encoding Gfo/Idh/MocA family protein; translated protein: MNIALIGCGRISKKHIEAIKKNNLNLVAVCDIDLNKAKKIGVPYYKDYNEMLKKEKIDIVSILTPSGMHYKHALDVIEHKKHLIIEKPMTLRYFEAENLVKLAKKVGTKLFTVKQNRFNLPIKKIKESKNKLGKIFLATTRVRWSRTQEYYNMDNWRGTWEYDGGVISNQAIHHLDLLIYLVGDIESVYAKSINAFAKIETEDTAVATLKFKNGAVGTFEATTATRPKDIEGSISLLGNKGMVEIGGFAANKIVKWELDEQIDIKKYSQNPENVYGFGHMEFYKDVIESIEDNKKGICEMEEGIKSIKVMNAMYESIATNKEIFIDNLKLEKAKIGK
- a CDS encoding Gfo/Idh/MocA family protein, with translation MKISLIGYGYWGRNIARTLKELDIKIETIFDLDKNQINEAKKLYKFKEYSSLEEILKNSNIVFIATPPSTHYIIAKKALEFNTHIFVEKPFTLNLKEAYELIEIAEKKNLKYMVDHVFIYSEPVKFLKNNLASFGDIFYINSRRINLGLFQYATDVIWDLAVHDLSIIDYLVGLDIKKVNVFKKKYKNFPNEAIANINLELKNDILIGINVSWLSPVKVREMIIGGTKKTALYDDTAEKKIKLFNAGVMLETSKYEAMKYLVKYNYGDIEIPNLPNKMSLSNAISHFIDCVKNNKTPITDKKSILPVIEALEIISKV
- a CDS encoding UDP-2,4-diacetamido-2,4,6-trideoxy-beta-L-altropyranose hydrolase, coding for MTILRVDFSSEIGLGHLKRIEVFVQRYNIENPLIVCKKCDENLTKLSTLKVSSEEEFFKQVKKINPEWVIIDNYNFTYENEKEFKKLFPQIKLSVFDDFYAKHFCDEVLNHNLGVKIEKYEKPEIVKIIKPLIRKEFFVAKKKRLKKEGIFISLGGSDAKELTLKILKILKIKKLTVNLYITSANKNIEKIKKFCKVNKWVKLHINEDVAMGMSKSKFGIITPSGISYEALFMNLPFVAIEVADNQKELVKYLKRKHIKILKPNEIRKILYLIKGKI
- the pseF gene encoding pseudaminic acid cytidylyltransferase, with product MNLCIIPARGGSKRIPKKNIKIFCGEPLISYSIKKAKDSNLFEKIVVSTDNKEIAEISKIYGAEILWRPKELADDYAGSDEVFEHAINELNKNGKYKYACMIYPTAPMLEIKYLKEAYEKLKNSDACYAFSATTFDYPIWRSFRITNNRCEMFWPENYSKRSQDLEEAYHDAGQFYWKKLRCKSNEIFFGKDSIPIIIPRYLVQDIDTIEDFIRAELMYKVYCDNFKS
- a CDS encoding acyltransferase, whose product is MKINVYNSQIRDIIIGENVTIIEPSNLYECILEDNVFVGPFCEIQKGVKIGKNTRIQSHSFICELVTIGKNCFVGHGVMFVNDLFKEGKPAGDPKLWKKTIIEDNVSIGSNATILPVKICSNVVIGAGSVVTKDITESGIYAGNPAKKIRNL
- a CDS encoding DegT/DnrJ/EryC1/StrS family aminotransferase, which produces MIKFLDLKKQYNTIKNEIDNAIFKVIEDSAFVGGKYTQEFEQNFAKYIGIKHALGVGNGTDALEIALWALNLPKNSEVLIPANTFIATAESVTRNNLRVKFVDCNKYYQINTKSVEENITKNTSAIIAVHLYGHPANMKKIQEIAKKHNLKVIEDCAQAHGAELDGIKVGNFSDVATFSFYPGKNLGAYGDGGCIVTNNEDLAKKIRMYSNHGRSEKYLHEFEGRNSRLDGIQAAVLNVKLKYLDNWIEKRNQIAKRYLNEIKNPKIKLPKVINNIKHAWHLFVIQVENRKEFINYMKKNNIQTGIHYPIALPKLKAYKYLNFDCTNYKACKENKYLVSIPIGEHLEKEEVDFIIETINKY
- a CDS encoding WbqC family protein codes for the protein MKIAIMQPTYNPWLGYFDLMDKVDIFVYLDDVKLVKGSWHVRNRIKASNSEMFLTIPINIKTSSKKTLINNAEIKETNWRKKHIKSIEQNYRKSKFYDIVFPFVKKLILNDFNVLGNFNINFIENIKEIIGITTKTIKSSELNVLGQKDERLVKICKKLNANIYLSPQGSAEYIEAKTPGGEFIKNGIKLFYHNYEHPIYNQLYGEFLPYMGIIDLLFNEGFENALEIIRSGRKKDFDYKEFRKIKGIE
- the pseI gene encoding pseudaminic acid synthase, with translation MKIGKIDTQKKVFIIAELSANHDHSLQTAKDTVYAAKESGADAIKLQTYTPDWMTINSKKNDFLIKGGTLWDGKNLYELYKEAMTPLEWHEELFNYARSLNLEIFSSPFSKEAVDFLEQFNPSAYKIASFEITDYELVEYAASKGKPIIVSTGIAEFEDIQNAVDMAQKYNIDIALLKCTSAYPAPRSEVNLKTIPALKEIFDVIVGFSDHTLGISAPVAAVTLGARIVEKHFILDKSIDSPDKEFSLTPKEFREMVKAIREVEEMIGVVDFKPKKGKEFARSLYVVKDIKKGERFTKDNIRAIRPGYGLHPKYLPQILGKKACKDLERGERLTWEMIGD